One segment of Terriglobia bacterium DNA contains the following:
- a CDS encoding HipA family kinase — protein MPDGPGNFGTGINSEGVALTSPQSLQSGLNESFEARNVVAVECIRRMRGGSQPFLMGCDDGQTYVVKFRNNPQHIRILANEMLAGRLAALIGLPVPGTAFVQVSQNLISGTPLLRFQTAGREEPCVAGVHFGSRFPGAPSQTLVVDFLPDRLLRRVSSLASVFLGAYVLDKWTCNCDGRQVIFYRAVDEQGSRYSATLIDQGFCFNDGEWNFPDSPIRSLYPRRLVYESVRGFQSFEPYLSRIENIGTAELDECLHGVPREWCGDEPDRISRLKDLLYERRRRVRQLIVDAKQCSLKPFPNWE, from the coding sequence ATGCCTGACGGTCCCGGCAATTTCGGTACTGGAATCAACTCCGAGGGAGTTGCGCTTACCTCGCCTCAGTCCCTGCAATCCGGACTCAATGAATCCTTTGAGGCCCGGAACGTCGTGGCAGTGGAATGCATCCGCCGGATGCGGGGTGGTTCGCAGCCGTTCCTGATGGGTTGCGATGACGGCCAGACCTACGTTGTTAAGTTCAGGAACAATCCCCAGCACATCAGGATTCTCGCCAACGAGATGTTAGCCGGCCGACTGGCTGCCCTCATAGGTTTGCCGGTCCCTGGCACGGCGTTCGTCCAGGTTTCGCAGAATCTCATTTCCGGAACTCCACTGCTGAGGTTCCAGACGGCGGGCCGCGAAGAGCCGTGCGTCGCGGGAGTGCACTTTGGCTCCAGGTTCCCAGGCGCTCCCAGCCAAACACTGGTGGTGGATTTTCTTCCTGACCGGCTGCTGCGCCGGGTTTCGAGCCTGGCATCTGTTTTTCTGGGCGCGTACGTGCTGGACAAGTGGACGTGCAACTGCGACGGTCGCCAGGTGATCTTCTATCGGGCCGTGGACGAGCAGGGAAGCCGTTATTCCGCCACGCTCATCGATCAGGGATTCTGCTTTAACGACGGCGAATGGAACTTCCCGGACAGCCCCATCCGGAGCCTTTATCCGAGGCGTTTGGTGTACGAGAGTGTCCGGGGATTCCAGTCGTTTGAGCCGTACTTGTCTCGGATTGAAAACATCGGGACGGCGGAACTCGACGAGTGCCTTCACGGGGTCCCTCGTGAGTGGTGCGGTGACGAGCCGGACCGGATTTCACGTCTTAAGGACCTGCTCTACGAGCGTCGCCGCCGAGTGCGGCAGTTGATCGTTGATGCGAAGCAATGCTCTTTGAAGCCTTTCCCAAATTGGGAATAG